Genomic window (Helianthus annuus cultivar XRQ/B chromosome 3, HanXRQr2.0-SUNRISE, whole genome shotgun sequence):
tcatttacattatattataatttatatttagcgtacatcttttgttaattttaggataaataatttttaaatattttaaaatattagattatctcctatacgaattgtttaaatttatattaaatttaattttataattatattttaattgatattaattatctataaaaaaatAGATGgtttcaatgaatgacatgtgttctttcatttgtttcttttatcatatagtatagatatagatattgAAGGAATAATACACGTGATGTCAACTTATATAACGTCTTTTAAACAGTACGTGCGTTGAGAGGAGCACGCTTTTCAACGAAAGATATTATATTATGTAAATTATTTAGGGTCCTTCTATTTTCCCACCCTTATTTCCTTATTTCACATCCCtaggtgtatacgggccgtataacattatacggcctGTATAGAATGTTGTTGCATAGAAATAGATGCAAtagaatgtttttttttgtttcacaTGTATACGGGTCGTGTAACATTATACATGCCGTATACAATTGTATACGAGgaatataatgttatacgaccaaatgtatacgggccgtataacattatacgagcATTATATACGACCACCCTAAAAGCTTATCTCACAAAGGCTGCTTTGTCAGTTCATTTTATTCTATACGagccgtataaccttatacggcccgtatacaccatctAAGAATAAGTTTTTACCATATGTGTGTGATTATTAGGACCCATTATTTATccttaggggactaggggtggttcactagtgatagaatctatcactcccactatccaatcaagtcATGCCATGTGCAcaaccaatattctatcactagtgatagaaatgtagggggggtggtatcactagtgatgggattccaatgtacaagtattaatgcacaatgtacaagataCCATTCATTCACTCAttcacaaaacaacaaacaagTTCAATATACAACGCGTGATAGTGACCACGTGTTGTAAAGTTAACGCGTGATGGCATTGACCGGCGCCGGTGTATCACTCGTTATAAATGTTCATCACGGACAAGATTTGCTCCACCCCGGGTCCTCTTACGCTAATCTAATTCTGAAACGCGTGTAAAATGTGTGTACACAGTGGCCTACCAAATTTGACTTTCGTATTCATAAGCTATAGTATGAACTATTTATATTATTCGACACACGTGATTTCGTTTATAACATAGCATCATCGTCTTATTTCTCACACACCAGCATcatgatgataatgatgaataCTCTCTGCTTCATTAATCATTTTCTCTTTCATACGCTGCTGCTTGTTGTTAACGGAGATTCTCAACAGCTTTTGCTCTTCAAATCATCGCTAGAAAACCCCAACCTGTTACAAAACTGGTTACCCGGTAACAACGTGTGCAACTTCACCGGTGTTTCATGCGCAGCAGACACTAGAGTTTCAGCTATAGATCTGACTGGTATTTATTTAAACTGTGAGTTCAGTTCAATTTCGTCAACTTTACTAAAGGTTTCTACTCTAGAATCATTTGTTGCTAAAAACTGCAATGTTACTGGTACTATTGTTATGAGATCATCTCAGTGTAGTAACGTTCTTAAAGTTTTAGATATGAGCGAAAACCGGATATCCGGTTCGGTTAAGGATATGAGGTCATTATCTGGTTGTTTAAACTTGAAAACCTTAATTTTGTCGGGAAATTTGATTGAGGCGAGTGATCTAACGAAACCGTTAGCAGCGCTTACACTAGAGGTTATTGATCTGTCGTTTAATATTATCTCCGGGCAGGAGTTTATGCCGTGGATGTTATCCGACGGTTGCGGTGAGCTCTTGGAGTTTAACGTCTCCGGCAACAACATCTCCGGTACGGTTCCGGTTAGCTTGAAGTCATGTTCGTTGCTTCAAGTGGTCGATCTCTCCCGGAATAGTTTCTCCGGCGAGTTACCGATGGATACATTTTCTAATTTGAGCAGGTTGAAGACGTTGAACCTCGGATTTAATAATTTTACCGGTGAGTTGCCGGAATCGTTGTCGGAGATGACGAATTTGGAGAGGTTTGACGTGAGTTCTAACCGGATTTCCGGTGAGATTCCTGCCGGAATTTGTCAAGGTGGTACAACCAGGTTACAAGTGTTGTACCTTCAGAACAATAAGCTTACTGGTTTTATTCCTGAAACTGTTAGCAATTGTTCTCAACTGGTTTCACTTGATCTGAGTTTCAATTATTTCACCGGAAAAATACCTGAAAGTTTCCAGTATCTATCAAAACTTCAAGATTTGATAATATGGATGAACTTACTAACAGGTGAAATACCGGAAGAGCTTATGCAAGTTCAAACTCTTGAAAATTTGATTCTAGATTTCAATTATTTAACGGGTTCGATTCCAGCTAGATTAAGCAACTGCACCAATTTGAACTGGATTTCGCTTTCCAACAATAAATTGGTCGGAGAAATTCCAGCAGCCCTTGGTGGTTTGTCGAATCTTGCTATTCTTAAACTTGGGAACAACTCGTTTTCTGGCCGGATACCAGGAGAGCTTGGAGATTGTAAGAGCTTGGTATGGTTGGATTTGAACACCAATCAGTTAAGTGGGATGATCCCGCCGGAACTTTTCAAGCAATCTGGATTCATTGCTTCTTGGTATCTCACTGGGAAACAATATGTGTACATTAAGAACGACGGGAGCAGCCAGTGTCATGGTTCCGGGAATATTCTGGAATTCGGAGGGATCCGCCAGGTGGATTTACAACGGTTTTCATCGAGACACCCATGTAACGTCACCAGAGTGTATTTAGGGATCACTCAGCCGAATTTCAATCACAACGGGTCAATGATATTTCTTGATCTTTCGTACAACAAACTGGAGGGTGGAATCCCGAAAGAACTCGGGTCAATGTACTATCTCAATATACTGAATTTGGGTCACAACAATATCACCGGACCGATACCCGAAGAGCTAAGCGGGTTAAAAAACGCAGCAATTATGGATTTATCACATAACAGGCTAAACGGGTCGATCCCAAGATCGTTATCCGGTCTTAGTCTTGGAGATGTCGATCTCTCCAACAATAATTTGTCTGGTGTCATCCCGGCATCTGCTCCTTTTGACACTTTTCCAGCCGACAGGTTTTCAAATAATCCCGGGCTGTGTGGGTATCCTCTTCCTAGGTGCAGGATGGGTCCTAATAATAAATCAAATGGTCGACAGGAAGCGTCACATGCTGAACAATTGGTCCACTATTTAACCATTTTTCTTCCCATCATCGGGGGACTTGGTTTCTTGCTTCTTGGTTACATGTTCTACAAGAATCACAAAGCTACCGAAAAGAAAAACCAGCCAGAAACAAAAAGACACGGAAATGTGTGCTCGGTATTGAATTATGACGGAAAAATTGCATATGAAGACTTCGTCACCGCTACAGAGGATTTTGACCTCAAATACTGCGTTGGAACTGGTGGCTACGGTAGTGTTTATGAAGCAAAACTGCCTGACGGTAAGATATTTGCTTTAAAAAAGCTCCATCGTTTTGAAGCCCAGCAACCAGCATTCAACCAGACTTTCGAGAATGAAATCAAAGTTTTAACCAACCTAAGGCACAAAAACATTGTCAGACTTTATGGTTTTTGTTTGCATAACAAATGTAACTTCCTTGTATATGAATACATGGAAAAGGGGAGCCTATTTTGTGCCTTGAGTAACAGTGAATTAGCTGTACAAATGGACTGGTTCAAGAGGTTGAACATTATCAAAGGTGTAGCCCATGCTTTGGCATACATGCATCATGATTGCAACCCTCCTATTGTTCATAGAGACATATCAACCAACAACATTCTCTTGAACTCAGAACTCGAAGGATTTGTTGCTGACTTTGGAATAGCCAGATTGCTGGACCCGGATTCCTCCAACCAAACGGCCGTTGCAGGAACTTTGGGATACATTGCTCCAGGTATTTATTTTACGTAAGATTACACTTCTTCTAAGTCTATTAGCTACTGGAGCTTTTCTAACGACCGTTTTGTGTATATGAACACGTAGAACTTGCCTACAACATGATTGTGACtgaaaaatgtgacgtatatagCTTTGGGGTTGTGGTGCTTGAGACAATTGGAGGGAAGCATCCCGGAGACCTCCTTTCATCCTTGAATTATTCAACTAGTCATGGTGCAATGTTGGAAAATATATTGGATAAGAGACTCCCTTATCCAACCAATAAGTCGATTGTAAAGGAAATCATGCGTGTATATGATGTAGCACTAGCATGCATTCTCACTGATCCAAAGGGTCGACCAACAATGAGAAACGTGTCTCAGGAATTATCATGTTGAGCACATCATTTGTGCTATCTCCAAGCTTTGTCATATTGAGAACAACCCGTAGTTATAATTGTTTCAGGAACTTATTTATATTTGTGTTATCCTTCGGAGCTGTGTGCTTAGATAAGATACTGTTAAAGGATTAACCATAATCCTAATCAGAAATGAATGGGTTGGAGATACAGGCTGCTTTGGTTTATTTGTTTAGTCATTATCCAGTTGTTGAGTATTAACGGAAAAGATTTATATATATTGtaattctctcatttaattgattagaattattaataatactaaaaataataatatttaatctaaattaatacaaattcttattattaataatatttaatcaaatctaaaatctaatctaatacaaatttttattatcaataatatttttaaatattattttttaatagaGTAAAACAAAGCATTTAACACTACGATAAATATGGATGTGGTTTatgaattctttttttttttatcaaaaacaaaTCGTAGGAACAGAACTGGAAATAACCACAACAAATATGGATGTCAATGGATTAGGTTTGGGTTGGGTATTGGTACTCCCATACTCATACTCGATTGTAAAATCGTGTCTCATACTcgacccaatacccgtcgggtatttgtcgggtaattacccgtcgggtatcgaaTATACTCATTAGTTTGTTAAAGATATATGTTGTAATTTCCAAATACATGTctttactattataattattatatcaTTATATTTACACAACAATTATTATAAACAAAAAATGTACATTACGtacatataagttttatcatCAATTAATAACAACTTTATTATACTtatacacttatatatatatatatatatatatatatatatatatatatatatttcacacaTACATAATATAAATACTATTATAAAATACATATactaaaataaaatttattttttcacattatgaacatactaaaataaataacTAACAGACAAAGGTTAATGAAAAATAccaatataaattaaaaaatttgggtatatgatcgggtatatagttTGGGTAGacgggtatgtggtttcgggtaatcgggtcgggtatcatctaatcccatacccgacccatacccgcaaaattttttaaaactaatcccatACTCGGCTCAATACCCGTctggtatcgggtatacccgttccATTTGTGTTAGGTATTATGTATTCCTGTCGAGCTCGAGTATTTTTGCTATCCCTAACAACAAAATCGTTATTAGTGCCTATGTTGCTGAAGATAAGGAATAAAAGAATGTGTAAACTTTGATAAAGGGTATGGATAAATTAGTAATTTTATATTCAAAAAACTAAAACCTATTTAAAAAAGACGAGTTTTTGTGGCTTTTGGAAAAACATCTTTTtaccttcaaaaaaaaaaaaaacaattaaagacTTTTGTCATTCTCAAATACTTTTTGAATTTATTGGCTTTTTAAAAAACCCAATAAGTTATTTCAAAACTCAATCCCGAACGTCGtctaactatatttatttttatcaacccgtgtaatacacgaggttctaacctagtttataTATATTGTAATACTTGTACATATTTTCTTTCCTTGTTATTTTTATTTCTTCCCTTAATTATAGGAGAAACCCTTGTAATCTTTTATTATAAATATAAGGTTCTATCCCTCAAATATTTTTGAGGTTGATTTTAATCACGTTTACATGGTATCAGCCTAACCTATTCAACCCTAATCGCCCCCTTTCTTCCCCAACGTCTTCTTTGTTTCTTTCAACCCTACTCGCCCCCTTTCTTCTCTGTTTCTTTCATGGCATCTCCGCCTGATTCCCTCACCACCACCAACGTCCCTCATCTCTACCCTATCAAGCTTTCCGGCACCAGTTACTTGGTATGGCGCTACCATATGCGCCTGCTGGTCGCACACCATCATCTGACTTCATATATCGACGGCTCCTCTTCCGCTCCGTCTGAAACCGTTACCGCCGATAACAAGACCACCGCCAACTCGGATTTTGCTTCCTGGACCTCCAATGATCAAAAGGAAGCCCTTCTTCTTCTCTCTTCTCTAACCGAAGAGGCTGCCGCTGAAGTTCTCGGTTTAAACAATGCGCGCCAGATTTGGACAGCCCTTGAAAACGCCTATATCAATGCTTCTGTTGAGCGGGTTCAGTCCCTCCGTGATTCTCTCCGCTCCTTAACCAAAGGTACAACTTCTGTTACTGATTTTGCTCGACGGTTTAAAACTATTTGTGAACAGCTTGCTGCCATCGGCCATCCGGTTGCTGATATAGACAAACTTCACTGGTTTCTTTGTGGACTCGGACCCTCGTATGAGGTTTTCTCCACTGCCTTACGTGCCACAAAGCCTGCACCATCCTTCTCTGACTTGATAGCTCAGGCCGAAAGTCATGAACTATTTTTGCAATCTCTTCATGGCAACTCGGCTTCTCCAGTCGCCTTTAATGCACAACATAGACGTGATTCTGGTAATGGACGTGACTATGGTAATGGACGGGGTCGTGGTTCATCTACCCGCGGCTCTTATTCTCGTAGCTCTTACTCCGGTAATGGTCGAGGTCGTGGCAACCGTCGGCCGCCTCATTGCCAACTGTGTCGTACTAATGGTCATTATGCATCGGCCTGTCCTAGTCTTCATACATATGCTTCTCAGGCTTCCCCCTTGGATGATTCCCTAGCCAAGGCGTTTCATGCACAGTGCCACGTTACTAATGAAAATCCCGATTGGATAAGTGATTCTGGTTCCACTGATCATATGACCTTCAAGAAAGAATGTCTTCATCATTCTACTCCCTATACAGGTAATGATCATGTTACTTTTGGCAATGGTAAGAAACTTCCGATTACTCATACGTGATCATATAAATTGTGCAATAATATTAATCTACGTAATGTTCTCGTTGTTCCTAATCTCACAAGGAATTTATTATCTATTAGCATGTTGACTTCCGATCACCCTGTTGATGTCCTTTTCTCTCAACATTATTTTCATATTCAGGATCGGAAAACAAAACAGGTACTCGCTAGAGGAACATGCTCTAATGGACTTTATGTGCTCCAAGATCAACCGCAAGCTTTTGTTGCTGAAGTTTCCACTAAAGCCTCTTACGAACTATGGCATTCGCGTTTAGGACATGTTTCTTTTGATGTTATTTCTGTTTTAAACAAGACTGGTGTTTTATCTGTTACTTCGTTATTGCCTAAACCAACTATTTGTGCATCTTGTCAACTTGCTAAGGGACAACGTTTACCTTTTATTAATAATGAAAAACGTGCATCTTTTCCATTAGATTTGGTTCATTGTGATTTGTGGGGACCAGCTCCCATTGCATCTACTGATGGTTATCGTTATTATGTGATATTTATTGATGATTACTCAAGATTTACGTGGTTTTATCCACTCAAAACTAAGACAGGTTTCTATTCGGTTTTACCTGTTTTCATTAACCTGGTTCAAACTCAATTCTCGCGGTATTTCAGAGTGATGGTGGCACTGAGATTGTAAATCATACAGTTTGGAAAATATTTGAAGATAACGGCACGTTTCATCGTTACTCTTGTCCATACACGCCTCAACAAAATGGCCGTGCTGAACGTAAACATCGCCATATAGTTGAAACTGGCCTTGCCATGTTGTTCACTGCTCACATTCCGGCTAATTTTTGGGTCGATGCGTTTACTTCAGCAACTTATATCATTAACCATGTGCCTTCTCCTTTATTAGATAACAATTCTCCATTTTAACTACTATTCAATACGGTGCCTCGATATGCCAACTTTCGTGTTTATGGCTGCCAAGTTTTTCCTTATTTACGGGACTACGCCAAGCATAAACTTGAGCCACGAAGTCTTCCATGCGTTTTTCTTGGCTATAGCTCTTCCCATAAAGGATTTCGTTGCTTAGACCCGGTCACTAATCGGACGTTTATTTCACGACATGCTCGGTTTAATGAAACGGTGTTTCCTTTCAAAGATACACATACCACCGTTGATGTTCAAGGCTTGGTACTTACATCCTTTCTTGATGAATTCAATCCACTTACTGCACCTTCTACATCCACTAGCCCAAACAAACCAGCTAGCCCAAACAAATCAGCTAGCCCACACGAATCAGCGCCGGTTACCTGCCCTCTATGTGTTTTATCGCCGGGCTCACATGCACTTAATCCGGCCGACCACCAGTATTCCCCGAACCCGACTACTGGCCCAGCCATACCGGCCCAGCAACACAGCCCGGTCACCGGCCCAGCAACACAGCCCGTTGCACCTGATGTTGTCGGACAAATTACTAAACCCGAGCCCATTCTTGCATCCGAATCGGTTTTGGATACTGACCCGATGGCTGTGATCGACCCACTTCCTGCATCCGCTTCTTCTACATCTAACACCTCCACTAATACGCATTCTATGACAACCCGCTCCAAGTCAGGAATTTTTAAGCCTAAGTACCAAGCTGATCTTGCATGTCTTACCTCTTATGCTTTACATGCTGCCTTATCTTCCGCTATTGAACCACGTGGCTATAAATCTACGGCTAAGGATCCTCTATGGATGGCAGCTATGCTTGAGGAAATTAACGCCTTACAGCACAACCAGACTTGCCAACTAGTTCCTCGTCCATCATCCACCAATGTTGTGGGCTCTAAATGGGTATTTCGAGTTAAATGTCACTCTGATGGTTCTGTTGAGCGCTATAAGGCGCGCCTGGTGGCACAAGGCTTCACACAAGTTCCTGGTTTGGACtattcttgtcacaccccgatttccacacgtttcaccggtgggcccggtgggagattaccgtgacgtagttggcaacaatatagtcaaaccacacaatatttaaatgcacagcggaagcataaagatagatatatttcaaccatcgaatgtaatattcaagtatcacaagtagtcgaaataatccacaggggatcaaaataaaatagggaataattgttcaacagatagtggcatcccaagcttgcgagactctaacgatgctaaggagtggccagcctatttcgtgtagaacctgcatttaatctttttggggaaaatacgtcaatttacactggtaaatacattcaaccgacacttttgtaaaaggtttaataaaattgatttgaatgcacaaggcacaaactctttataacttgggataattaatcagtcaaatcttgtaaaagaattacatgttcactatgcattcagtcgcccgggtcataccgggtttaaggttaattgacacaccacatagcataaaatcgtggcgggaaaaccaacggttatgcctttataaatatggacacattgtcgggtgtacgcctacacccgcgtgtcaaggtcgtggccatttcgtaaaatgatgccaaggatatccaggacatggtcattaaactcccaaaggcgtaaagccaacaaaaccaatttttaaatgggtcacattgataatacccaactactaatgagttagggtcaattgcccgaccaagcggtatttttatataccataacccaagcccgtataaggggaaataagttaaaagtatttacatgagcaagtaataaccacaacaagcaaatgcaagtatcttttactggtctcctattctggaacgaaggtttataataacctattagaatcctaacgggtctttaatttagccttagcttagaccggtcagtttcaaaggataaatacggtttaatcgcatgaaaggcgaaaaccgggaatggaatgtggtttggacccaacaagtttgaagacttgctttatatgggtaatataaacacattctggattttgaggtaaaaacgacaaggtttgacccgtttcggctagtttatgtaaactagttacataaacagAACCGTACGcgcaaatggcgtaacgggtaaccgtaagagtcctacacaggtttccaaagttaatatgctctaaagaggttgtggtatcagtaggataccttccattatgcccataacgagtttaatcccaatatacgccccgtagggggtatttcggtcattttaaagattataaaagaggtttccaagttctataggaaatctgagttttccgaacaggttataaagttcaaaatactttatttattatttaaaatcagtatcAATTGGATTCGgatcaaaataccatgtagaactcattttacgtccgaaaagggtatattcggtatttaccgaatcaatgccataaccacaggttatgagcaggttaaaaataattaaaaatctttaaaaatctcaaaatactattttacatcagtgtgtaaaaggtttggtgtcgaaatttgggtttagataggctttatgctaattgcgccgtttaattactaaagtttccttaattgcgctaattagcataactcctattctagacctcggattgacttgaaattttagggacatgcttagaaatcagtaactaaggtcattgtcctttcacatgtccaaaattctcgttttaaagtcaaaagggcgttatggtcaacatttaagcatataacagaaatgtgcaaacgactcggacaaacaacgaaccggtcacagagggttataccatcatgtaacctggacctaagagagtcctaaggcatatctaaatcataccataacgggtcagaactgaagtcaaagccaaagtcaaagttttgcgactttcggttccgaaccgggtaaaaacagtaaatggtcggatcaaacaagc
Coding sequences:
- the LOC110929858 gene encoding systemin receptor SR160 → MMIMMNTLCFINHFLFHTLLLVVNGDSQQLLLFKSSLENPNLLQNWLPGNNVCNFTGVSCAADTRVSAIDLTGIYLNCEFSSISSTLLKVSTLESFVAKNCNVTGTIVMRSSQCSNVLKVLDMSENRISGSVKDMRSLSGCLNLKTLILSGNLIEASDLTKPLAALTLEVIDLSFNIISGQEFMPWMLSDGCGELLEFNVSGNNISGTVPVSLKSCSLLQVVDLSRNSFSGELPMDTFSNLSRLKTLNLGFNNFTGELPESLSEMTNLERFDVSSNRISGEIPAGICQGGTTRLQVLYLQNNKLTGFIPETVSNCSQLVSLDLSFNYFTGKIPESFQYLSKLQDLIIWMNLLTGEIPEELMQVQTLENLILDFNYLTGSIPARLSNCTNLNWISLSNNKLVGEIPAALGGLSNLAILKLGNNSFSGRIPGELGDCKSLVWLDLNTNQLSGMIPPELFKQSGFIASWYLTGKQYVYIKNDGSSQCHGSGNILEFGGIRQVDLQRFSSRHPCNVTRVYLGITQPNFNHNGSMIFLDLSYNKLEGGIPKELGSMYYLNILNLGHNNITGPIPEELSGLKNAAIMDLSHNRLNGSIPRSLSGLSLGDVDLSNNNLSGVIPASAPFDTFPADRFSNNPGLCGYPLPRCRMGPNNKSNGRQEASHAEQLVHYLTIFLPIIGGLGFLLLGYMFYKNHKATEKKNQPETKRHGNVCSVLNYDGKIAYEDFVTATEDFDLKYCVGTGGYGSVYEAKLPDGKIFALKKLHRFEAQQPAFNQTFENEIKVLTNLRHKNIVRLYGFCLHNKCNFLVYEYMEKGSLFCALSNSELAVQMDWFKRLNIIKGVAHALAYMHHDCNPPIVHRDISTNNILLNSELEGFVADFGIARLLDPDSSNQTAVAGTLGYIAPELAYNMIVTEKCDVYSFGVVVLETIGGKHPGDLLSSLNYSTSHGAMLENILDKRLPYPTNKSIVKEIMRVYDVALACILTDPKGRPTMRNVSQELSC